A genomic stretch from Camarhynchus parvulus chromosome 11, STF_HiC, whole genome shotgun sequence includes:
- the FCSK gene encoding L-fucose kinase isoform X3 has product MAAEWSAVLLTCRRGHGGVSALQRELEVRRLRGGLGPRPPALLLAVEDPWARLGSGGATLNALLVAAEHLSARAGCTVVTADVLRDARILILHMGRDFSFDDCGRAFTCLPAEEPGAPAEALVCNLDSLLGTMTHRLCVGSPPGVWVCSTDMLLTVPSAPGIDWDGFQGVRVIAVPGSPAYARNHGVYLTNEQGLVHDIIYKGTEAQIQQCAGPDGTVPLVCGIVFFSSDAAEQLLATHVIPPLDACTYMGLDSGAPPIQLSLFFDIVLCMAGGMTEEGFVKGGGDASVRSARSVLWTALHGFPLSMACIPNASYDYMTSSASDHIRSLTLLPSSASHLHFCKTAHSHVDQPSLLEDGSSVTNCVLEGAVQLAAGSVIQHCHLQGPLVIGPGCLLSGLDVGSSAALRGCPLRDVVLQGHHVRLRDLPCRVFTLTGRLDDWQSPVEKATYLNVPWAEFFQRTGVREGDLWDAETLRRSRCLLSARLFPVLHAREALGLEDVLWLLGLATVPSEQLVRWRTAWRMSWQELLLCLDMEAELGARQALFFLQGQHKVRRVLLGRQDSSLLPLARSAVHEGYHKAMLDTLDEVASTASDAGIAARALACIAEVLGCMARGEGGLRSGPAANREWASAFGRLESGDIAGGVQELAAERQKWMSRPALLVRAARHYEGAEQILVRQAVMSSCQFITVEQVELPPLGHWVQAVCPARLDLSGGWSDTPPITYEHGGAVVDVAVLVDGCRPVGARVRRIAQPELRLVSLSGTPQGEVVAELVCRELEHLQDYCQPHAPGTSSILAGAVMASLYRAAGKAASTESLIHAVLHLEQRLTTGGGWQDQVGGLIPGIKIGRSKAQLPLRVEVEQISVPDGFTQTLNDHLLLVYTGKTRLARNLLQDVVRNWYARLPSIVQNADALVSNAEECAQALRQGDLMLLGKCLECYWQQKKCMAPGCEPLAVGRMMDALRPHAHGQCLAGAGGGGFLYILTKAPWQKEALHQILANTEGLGNFSIHSIEVDTGGFSVEVVGCDTKDSAHPGGDRAV; this is encoded by the exons ATGGCGGCGGAGTGGAGCGCCGTTCTCCTCACCTGCCGACGGGGCCATGGCGGCGTGTCCGCCCTGCAGCGAG agctggaggtgcgGCGGCTGCGGGGCGGGCTGGGCCCGCGCCCCCCCGCGCTGCTCCTGGCCGTGGAGGACCCCTGGGCCCGCCTGGGCAGCGGCGGTGCCACCTTGAACGCTTTGCTGGTGGCGGCCGAGCACCTCAGCGCCCGGGCCGGGTGCACG GTGGTGACCGCTGATGTCCTGAGGGACGCCCGCATCCTCATCTTGCACATG GGCCGCGACTTCTCCTTCGACGACTGTGGCCGTGCCTtcacctgcctgcctgctgaGGAGCCCGGCGCCCCAGCCGAAGCGCTGGTCTGCAACCTGGACAGCCTGCTGGGGACCATGACACACCGG ctctgtgtgggctCCCCCCCTGGCGTCTGGGTCTGCAGCACCGACATGCTCCTCACCGTGCCCTCAGCACCAG GGATTGACTGGGATGGCTTCCAGGGTGTCCGAGTGATCGCAGTGCCCGGGAGCCCAGCATATGCCAGGAACCATGGGGTCTACCTCACCAATGAGCAG GGGCTGGTGCATGACATCATCTACAAAGGCACGGAGGCCCAGATCCAGCAGTGTGCAGGGCCAGATGGCACTGTCCCCCTG GTCTGTGggattgttttcttctcctcggatgctgctgagcagcttctGGCCACCCATGTCATCCCTCCTCTGGATGCCTGCACCTACATGGGGCTGGACTCAGGGGCACCACCCATCCAG ctctccctcttCTTCGACATTGTGCTGTGCATGGCAGGGGGGATGACAGAGGAAGGTTTTGTGAAGGGTGGTGGTGATGCCAGTGTGAGGAGTGCTCGCTCTGTGCTGTGGACAGCTCTCCATGGCTTCCCTCTTAGCATGG CCTGCATTCCCAACGCATCCTATGACTACATGACCTCCTCTGCGAGCGACCACATCCGCAGCCTGACCCTCCTGCCTAGCTCTGCCAGCCACCTCCACTTCTGCAAGACAGCCCATTCCCACGTGGAT CAGCCCAGTCTCCTGGAGGATGGCTCTTCGGTCACCAACTGCgtgctggaaggagctgtgcagctggcagctggcagtgTCATCCAGCACTGTCACCTCCAG GGTCCCCTGGTGATTGGTCCTGGCTGCCTCCTCTCGGGCCTCGACGTGGGCTCCTCAGCGGCCCTGCGGGGCTGTCCCCTGCGTGATGTTGTCCTGCAGGGCCACCACGTCCGGCTGCGTGACCTGCCCTGCCGCGTGTTCACTCTCACTGGCCGCCTTGACGACTGGCAG agccctgtggaaAAAGCCACCTACCTGAACGTGCCCTGGGCTGAGTTTTTCCAACGAACGGGTGTACG GGAAGGGGACCTTTGGGATGCCGAGACACTGCGGAGGAGCCGCTGCCTGCTCAGCGCCCGGCTCTTCCCGGTGCTGCATGCCCGCGAGGCGCTGGGGCTGGAGgatgtgctgtggctgctgggccTGGCCACGGTGCCCAGTGAGCAGCTGGTACGCTGGCGAACAGCCTGGCGCatgtcctggcaggagctgctgctctgcctggacaTGGAAGCTGAGCTGGGCGCCCGCCAGGCCCTGTTCTtcctgcaggggcagcacaaGGTGCGGCGGGTGCTGCTGGGGCGCCAGGACAGCAGCCTCCTGCCGCTTGCCCGCAGTGCTGTCCATGAGGGCTACCACAAGGCCATGCTGGACACACTGGACGAAG ttgCCTCCACGGCCAGCGATGCTGGTATTGCAGCACGGGCACTTGCCTGTATTGCCGAGGTCCTGGGCTGCATGGCACGAGGGGAAGGAGGCTTGCGGAGTGGTCCTGCTGCCAACAGGGAGTGGGCCTCAGCTTTTGGGCGCCTGGAGAGTGGGGACATCGCTGGGGGTGtccaggagctggctgctgagCGGCAGAAGTGGATGAGCCg gccagctctgctggtgaGAGCAGCTCGGCATTACGAGGGGGCTGAGCAGATCCTCGTCCGGCAGGCAGTGATGTCCTCATGCCAGTTCATCACTGTAGAACAGGTGGAGCTGCCACCCTTGGGCCACTGGGTGCAGGCAGTGTGTCCAGCCCGCCTGGACCTCTCTG GTGGCTGGAGTGACACACCCCCCATCACCTATGAGCACGGGGGGGCCGTGGTGGATGTGGCGGTGCTGGTGGATGGGTGCCGGCCTGTTGGCGCCCGGGTGCGGCGCATTGCCCAGCCGGAGCTGCGCCTAGTCAGCCTCAGCGGGACACCACAGGGCGaggtggtggcagagctggtgtgCCGGGAGCTGGAGCACTTACAGGATTACTGCCAGCCACATGCACCAG gcaccagcagcatcctggcaggagcagtgatGGCATCCCTGTACcgggcagcagggaaggctgcCAGCACTGAGTCCCTCATCCATGCTGTGCTgcacctggagcagaggctcACAACAG gggGTGGCTGGCAGGACCAGGTTGGTGGGCTCATTCCTGGCATCAAAATCGGGAGGTCGAAGGCCCAGCTCCCACTCAGAGTGGAAGTGGAGCAGATCTCAGTCCCTGATGGTTTTACCCAGACTCTGAATGATCATCTGCTGCTGGTGTACACGGGGAAGACTCGTCTGGCCCGCAACCTGCTCCAG GATGTGGTGAGGAACTGGTATGCCAGGCTGCCCTCCATCGTGCAAAATGCTGACGCGCTGGTGAGCAATGCTGAGGAGTGTGCCCAGGCCTTGAGGCAAG GTGACCTGATGCTCCTTGGCAAGTGCCTGGAGTGCTACTGGCAGCAGAAGAAGTGCATGGCCCCGGGCTGCGAGCCGCTGGCCGTGGGGCGCATGATGGACGCGCTCCGGCCCCACGCCCACGGGCAGTGCTTGGCTGGGGCTGGCGGTGGAGGCTTCCTTTACATCCTAACCAAAGCCCCCTGGCAGAAAGAGGCTTTGCACCAGATCCTGGCAAACACTGAG GGACTGGGCAACTTCAGCATCCACAGCATTGAAGTGGACACGGGTGGTTTCTCTGTGGAGGTCGTGGGATGTGATACCAAGGACAGTGCTCaccctggaggggacagggctgtgtga
- the FCSK gene encoding L-fucose kinase isoform X2 produces MAAEWSAVLLTCRRGHGGVSALQRELEVRRLRGGLGPRPPALLLAVEDPWARLGSGGATLNALLVAAEHLSARAGCTVVTADVLRDARILILHMGRDFSFDDCGRAFTCLPAEEPGAPAEALVCNLDSLLGTMTHRLCVGSPPGVWVCSTDMLLTVPSAPGIDWDGFQGVRVIAVPGSPAYARNHGVYLTNEQGLVHDIIYKGTEAQIQQCAGPDGTVPLVCGIVFFSSDAAEQLLATHVIPPLDACTYMGLDSGAPPIQLSLFFDIVLCMAGGMTEEGFVKGGGDASVRSARSVLWTALHGFPLSMACIPNASYDYMTSSASDHIRSLTLLPSSASHLHFCKTAHSHVDPSLLEDGSSVTNCVLEGAVQLAAGSVIQHCHLQGPLVIGPGCLLSGLDVGSSAALRGCPLRDVVLQGHHVRLRDLPCRVFTLTGRLDDWQSPVEKATYLNVPWAEFFQRTGVREGDLWDAETLRRSRCLLSARLFPVLHAREALGLEDVLWLLGLATVPSEQLVRWRTAWRMSWQELLLCLDMEAELGARQALFFLQGQHKVRRVLLGRQDSSLLPLARSAVHEGYHKAMLDTLDEVASTASDAGIAARALACIAEVLGCMARGEGGLRSGPAANREWASAFGRLESGDIAGGVQELAAERQKWMSRPALLVRAARHYEGAEQILVRQAVMSSCQFITVEQVELPPLGHWVQAVCPARLDLSGGWSDTPPITYEHGGAVVDVAVLVDGCRPVGARVRRIAQPELRLVSLSGTPQGEVVAELVCRELEHLQDYCQPHAPGALLKAAFICTQIVQFPSQRPLRAQLMENFGGGFEVHTWSKLPHGSGLGTSSILAGAVMASLYRAAGKAASTESLIHAVLHLEQRLTTGGGWQDQVGGLIPGIKIGRSKAQLPLRVEVEQISVPDGFTQTLNDHLLLVYTGKTRLARNLLQDVVRNWYARLPSIVQNADALVSNAEECAQALRQGDLMLLGKCLECYWQQKKCMAPGCEPLAVGRMMDALRPHAHGQCLAGAGGGGFLYILTKAPWQKEALHQILANTEGLGNFSIHSIEVDTGGFSVEVVGCDTKDSAHPGGDRAV; encoded by the exons ATGGCGGCGGAGTGGAGCGCCGTTCTCCTCACCTGCCGACGGGGCCATGGCGGCGTGTCCGCCCTGCAGCGAG agctggaggtgcgGCGGCTGCGGGGCGGGCTGGGCCCGCGCCCCCCCGCGCTGCTCCTGGCCGTGGAGGACCCCTGGGCCCGCCTGGGCAGCGGCGGTGCCACCTTGAACGCTTTGCTGGTGGCGGCCGAGCACCTCAGCGCCCGGGCCGGGTGCACG GTGGTGACCGCTGATGTCCTGAGGGACGCCCGCATCCTCATCTTGCACATG GGCCGCGACTTCTCCTTCGACGACTGTGGCCGTGCCTtcacctgcctgcctgctgaGGAGCCCGGCGCCCCAGCCGAAGCGCTGGTCTGCAACCTGGACAGCCTGCTGGGGACCATGACACACCGG ctctgtgtgggctCCCCCCCTGGCGTCTGGGTCTGCAGCACCGACATGCTCCTCACCGTGCCCTCAGCACCAG GGATTGACTGGGATGGCTTCCAGGGTGTCCGAGTGATCGCAGTGCCCGGGAGCCCAGCATATGCCAGGAACCATGGGGTCTACCTCACCAATGAGCAG GGGCTGGTGCATGACATCATCTACAAAGGCACGGAGGCCCAGATCCAGCAGTGTGCAGGGCCAGATGGCACTGTCCCCCTG GTCTGTGggattgttttcttctcctcggatgctgctgagcagcttctGGCCACCCATGTCATCCCTCCTCTGGATGCCTGCACCTACATGGGGCTGGACTCAGGGGCACCACCCATCCAG ctctccctcttCTTCGACATTGTGCTGTGCATGGCAGGGGGGATGACAGAGGAAGGTTTTGTGAAGGGTGGTGGTGATGCCAGTGTGAGGAGTGCTCGCTCTGTGCTGTGGACAGCTCTCCATGGCTTCCCTCTTAGCATGG CCTGCATTCCCAACGCATCCTATGACTACATGACCTCCTCTGCGAGCGACCACATCCGCAGCCTGACCCTCCTGCCTAGCTCTGCCAGCCACCTCCACTTCTGCAAGACAGCCCATTCCCACGTGGAT CCCAGTCTCCTGGAGGATGGCTCTTCGGTCACCAACTGCgtgctggaaggagctgtgcagctggcagctggcagtgTCATCCAGCACTGTCACCTCCAG GGTCCCCTGGTGATTGGTCCTGGCTGCCTCCTCTCGGGCCTCGACGTGGGCTCCTCAGCGGCCCTGCGGGGCTGTCCCCTGCGTGATGTTGTCCTGCAGGGCCACCACGTCCGGCTGCGTGACCTGCCCTGCCGCGTGTTCACTCTCACTGGCCGCCTTGACGACTGGCAG agccctgtggaaAAAGCCACCTACCTGAACGTGCCCTGGGCTGAGTTTTTCCAACGAACGGGTGTACG GGAAGGGGACCTTTGGGATGCCGAGACACTGCGGAGGAGCCGCTGCCTGCTCAGCGCCCGGCTCTTCCCGGTGCTGCATGCCCGCGAGGCGCTGGGGCTGGAGgatgtgctgtggctgctgggccTGGCCACGGTGCCCAGTGAGCAGCTGGTACGCTGGCGAACAGCCTGGCGCatgtcctggcaggagctgctgctctgcctggacaTGGAAGCTGAGCTGGGCGCCCGCCAGGCCCTGTTCTtcctgcaggggcagcacaaGGTGCGGCGGGTGCTGCTGGGGCGCCAGGACAGCAGCCTCCTGCCGCTTGCCCGCAGTGCTGTCCATGAGGGCTACCACAAGGCCATGCTGGACACACTGGACGAAG ttgCCTCCACGGCCAGCGATGCTGGTATTGCAGCACGGGCACTTGCCTGTATTGCCGAGGTCCTGGGCTGCATGGCACGAGGGGAAGGAGGCTTGCGGAGTGGTCCTGCTGCCAACAGGGAGTGGGCCTCAGCTTTTGGGCGCCTGGAGAGTGGGGACATCGCTGGGGGTGtccaggagctggctgctgagCGGCAGAAGTGGATGAGCCg gccagctctgctggtgaGAGCAGCTCGGCATTACGAGGGGGCTGAGCAGATCCTCGTCCGGCAGGCAGTGATGTCCTCATGCCAGTTCATCACTGTAGAACAGGTGGAGCTGCCACCCTTGGGCCACTGGGTGCAGGCAGTGTGTCCAGCCCGCCTGGACCTCTCTG GTGGCTGGAGTGACACACCCCCCATCACCTATGAGCACGGGGGGGCCGTGGTGGATGTGGCGGTGCTGGTGGATGGGTGCCGGCCTGTTGGCGCCCGGGTGCGGCGCATTGCCCAGCCGGAGCTGCGCCTAGTCAGCCTCAGCGGGACACCACAGGGCGaggtggtggcagagctggtgtgCCGGGAGCTGGAGCACTTACAGGATTACTGCCAGCCACATGCACCAG gagccCTGCTCAAAGCTGCCTTTATCTGCACCCAGATTGTGCAGTTCCCCTCACAGAGACCTTTACGGGCCCAGCTgatggagaattttgggggtggcTTTGAGGTGCATACCTGGTCCAAGCTGCCCCATGGGTCTGGCCTCG gcaccagcagcatcctggcaggagcagtgatGGCATCCCTGTACcgggcagcagggaaggctgcCAGCACTGAGTCCCTCATCCATGCTGTGCTgcacctggagcagaggctcACAACAG gggGTGGCTGGCAGGACCAGGTTGGTGGGCTCATTCCTGGCATCAAAATCGGGAGGTCGAAGGCCCAGCTCCCACTCAGAGTGGAAGTGGAGCAGATCTCAGTCCCTGATGGTTTTACCCAGACTCTGAATGATCATCTGCTGCTGGTGTACACGGGGAAGACTCGTCTGGCCCGCAACCTGCTCCAG GATGTGGTGAGGAACTGGTATGCCAGGCTGCCCTCCATCGTGCAAAATGCTGACGCGCTGGTGAGCAATGCTGAGGAGTGTGCCCAGGCCTTGAGGCAAG GTGACCTGATGCTCCTTGGCAAGTGCCTGGAGTGCTACTGGCAGCAGAAGAAGTGCATGGCCCCGGGCTGCGAGCCGCTGGCCGTGGGGCGCATGATGGACGCGCTCCGGCCCCACGCCCACGGGCAGTGCTTGGCTGGGGCTGGCGGTGGAGGCTTCCTTTACATCCTAACCAAAGCCCCCTGGCAGAAAGAGGCTTTGCACCAGATCCTGGCAAACACTGAG GGACTGGGCAACTTCAGCATCCACAGCATTGAAGTGGACACGGGTGGTTTCTCTGTGGAGGTCGTGGGATGTGATACCAAGGACAGTGCTCaccctggaggggacagggctgtgtga
- the FCSK gene encoding L-fucose kinase isoform X5, with protein MAAEWSAVLLTCRRGHGGVSALQRELEVRRLRGGLGPRPPALLLAVEDPWARLGSGGATLNALLVAAEHLSARAGCTVVTADVLRDARILILHMGRDFSFDDCGRAFTCLPAEEPGAPAEALVCNLDSLLGTMTHRLSLFFDIVLCMAGGMTEEGFVKGGGDASVRSARSVLWTALHGFPLSMACIPNASYDYMTSSASDHIRSLTLLPSSASHLHFCKTAHSHVDQPSLLEDGSSVTNCVLEGAVQLAAGSVIQHCHLQGPLVIGPGCLLSGLDVGSSAALRGCPLRDVVLQGHHVRLRDLPCRVFTLTGRLDDWQSPVEKATYLNVPWAEFFQRTGVREGDLWDAETLRRSRCLLSARLFPVLHAREALGLEDVLWLLGLATVPSEQLVRWRTAWRMSWQELLLCLDMEAELGARQALFFLQGQHKVRRVLLGRQDSSLLPLARSAVHEGYHKAMLDTLDEVASTASDAGIAARALACIAEVLGCMARGEGGLRSGPAANREWASAFGRLESGDIAGGVQELAAERQKWMSRPALLVRAARHYEGAEQILVRQAVMSSCQFITVEQVELPPLGHWVQAVCPARLDLSGGWSDTPPITYEHGGAVVDVAVLVDGCRPVGARVRRIAQPELRLVSLSGTPQGEVVAELVCRELEHLQDYCQPHAPGALLKAAFICTQIVQFPSQRPLRAQLMENFGGGFEVHTWSKLPHGSGLGTSSILAGAVMASLYRAAGKAASTESLIHAVLHLEQRLTTGGGWQDQVGGLIPGIKIGRSKAQLPLRVEVEQISVPDGFTQTLNDHLLLVYTGKTRLARNLLQDVVRNWYARLPSIVQNADALVSNAEECAQALRQGDLMLLGKCLECYWQQKKCMAPGCEPLAVGRMMDALRPHAHGQCLAGAGGGGFLYILTKAPWQKEALHQILANTEGLGNFSIHSIEVDTGGFSVEVVGCDTKDSAHPGGDRAV; from the exons ATGGCGGCGGAGTGGAGCGCCGTTCTCCTCACCTGCCGACGGGGCCATGGCGGCGTGTCCGCCCTGCAGCGAG agctggaggtgcgGCGGCTGCGGGGCGGGCTGGGCCCGCGCCCCCCCGCGCTGCTCCTGGCCGTGGAGGACCCCTGGGCCCGCCTGGGCAGCGGCGGTGCCACCTTGAACGCTTTGCTGGTGGCGGCCGAGCACCTCAGCGCCCGGGCCGGGTGCACG GTGGTGACCGCTGATGTCCTGAGGGACGCCCGCATCCTCATCTTGCACATG GGCCGCGACTTCTCCTTCGACGACTGTGGCCGTGCCTtcacctgcctgcctgctgaGGAGCCCGGCGCCCCAGCCGAAGCGCTGGTCTGCAACCTGGACAGCCTGCTGGGGACCATGACACACCGG ctctccctcttCTTCGACATTGTGCTGTGCATGGCAGGGGGGATGACAGAGGAAGGTTTTGTGAAGGGTGGTGGTGATGCCAGTGTGAGGAGTGCTCGCTCTGTGCTGTGGACAGCTCTCCATGGCTTCCCTCTTAGCATGG CCTGCATTCCCAACGCATCCTATGACTACATGACCTCCTCTGCGAGCGACCACATCCGCAGCCTGACCCTCCTGCCTAGCTCTGCCAGCCACCTCCACTTCTGCAAGACAGCCCATTCCCACGTGGAT CAGCCCAGTCTCCTGGAGGATGGCTCTTCGGTCACCAACTGCgtgctggaaggagctgtgcagctggcagctggcagtgTCATCCAGCACTGTCACCTCCAG GGTCCCCTGGTGATTGGTCCTGGCTGCCTCCTCTCGGGCCTCGACGTGGGCTCCTCAGCGGCCCTGCGGGGCTGTCCCCTGCGTGATGTTGTCCTGCAGGGCCACCACGTCCGGCTGCGTGACCTGCCCTGCCGCGTGTTCACTCTCACTGGCCGCCTTGACGACTGGCAG agccctgtggaaAAAGCCACCTACCTGAACGTGCCCTGGGCTGAGTTTTTCCAACGAACGGGTGTACG GGAAGGGGACCTTTGGGATGCCGAGACACTGCGGAGGAGCCGCTGCCTGCTCAGCGCCCGGCTCTTCCCGGTGCTGCATGCCCGCGAGGCGCTGGGGCTGGAGgatgtgctgtggctgctgggccTGGCCACGGTGCCCAGTGAGCAGCTGGTACGCTGGCGAACAGCCTGGCGCatgtcctggcaggagctgctgctctgcctggacaTGGAAGCTGAGCTGGGCGCCCGCCAGGCCCTGTTCTtcctgcaggggcagcacaaGGTGCGGCGGGTGCTGCTGGGGCGCCAGGACAGCAGCCTCCTGCCGCTTGCCCGCAGTGCTGTCCATGAGGGCTACCACAAGGCCATGCTGGACACACTGGACGAAG ttgCCTCCACGGCCAGCGATGCTGGTATTGCAGCACGGGCACTTGCCTGTATTGCCGAGGTCCTGGGCTGCATGGCACGAGGGGAAGGAGGCTTGCGGAGTGGTCCTGCTGCCAACAGGGAGTGGGCCTCAGCTTTTGGGCGCCTGGAGAGTGGGGACATCGCTGGGGGTGtccaggagctggctgctgagCGGCAGAAGTGGATGAGCCg gccagctctgctggtgaGAGCAGCTCGGCATTACGAGGGGGCTGAGCAGATCCTCGTCCGGCAGGCAGTGATGTCCTCATGCCAGTTCATCACTGTAGAACAGGTGGAGCTGCCACCCTTGGGCCACTGGGTGCAGGCAGTGTGTCCAGCCCGCCTGGACCTCTCTG GTGGCTGGAGTGACACACCCCCCATCACCTATGAGCACGGGGGGGCCGTGGTGGATGTGGCGGTGCTGGTGGATGGGTGCCGGCCTGTTGGCGCCCGGGTGCGGCGCATTGCCCAGCCGGAGCTGCGCCTAGTCAGCCTCAGCGGGACACCACAGGGCGaggtggtggcagagctggtgtgCCGGGAGCTGGAGCACTTACAGGATTACTGCCAGCCACATGCACCAG gagccCTGCTCAAAGCTGCCTTTATCTGCACCCAGATTGTGCAGTTCCCCTCACAGAGACCTTTACGGGCCCAGCTgatggagaattttgggggtggcTTTGAGGTGCATACCTGGTCCAAGCTGCCCCATGGGTCTGGCCTCG gcaccagcagcatcctggcaggagcagtgatGGCATCCCTGTACcgggcagcagggaaggctgcCAGCACTGAGTCCCTCATCCATGCTGTGCTgcacctggagcagaggctcACAACAG gggGTGGCTGGCAGGACCAGGTTGGTGGGCTCATTCCTGGCATCAAAATCGGGAGGTCGAAGGCCCAGCTCCCACTCAGAGTGGAAGTGGAGCAGATCTCAGTCCCTGATGGTTTTACCCAGACTCTGAATGATCATCTGCTGCTGGTGTACACGGGGAAGACTCGTCTGGCCCGCAACCTGCTCCAG GATGTGGTGAGGAACTGGTATGCCAGGCTGCCCTCCATCGTGCAAAATGCTGACGCGCTGGTGAGCAATGCTGAGGAGTGTGCCCAGGCCTTGAGGCAAG GTGACCTGATGCTCCTTGGCAAGTGCCTGGAGTGCTACTGGCAGCAGAAGAAGTGCATGGCCCCGGGCTGCGAGCCGCTGGCCGTGGGGCGCATGATGGACGCGCTCCGGCCCCACGCCCACGGGCAGTGCTTGGCTGGGGCTGGCGGTGGAGGCTTCCTTTACATCCTAACCAAAGCCCCCTGGCAGAAAGAGGCTTTGCACCAGATCCTGGCAAACACTGAG GGACTGGGCAACTTCAGCATCCACAGCATTGAAGTGGACACGGGTGGTTTCTCTGTGGAGGTCGTGGGATGTGATACCAAGGACAGTGCTCaccctggaggggacagggctgtgtga